In the genome of Lathyrus oleraceus cultivar Zhongwan6 chromosome 4, CAAS_Psat_ZW6_1.0, whole genome shotgun sequence, the window TATGTCAAAAGGTTACAGTTCAGCAACAAATTCAAGttttgatgaagatgaaatgtCTAATGGAACAGATGCTATGGAAACTTTTGAAATTACATCAGGTATTTTAAAATGATttactataaataatattttattattatgaaATACAACTCATTTAACATATGAATTAAATACTATTGATGATCAGGAGGGTATTATGATATAGGGGATCCTGTCATTGAATGTCAATATTGTGGTGCAAATATGTGGTATTCggaaaggaaaaacaaatgtcGTCATGCGTCCAATCCTAAATTTTCCATGTGTTGTGGATCAGGAAAAGTTCAGTTACCTTTGTTAAAACCCGCTCCTAAAGTTCTACAACATCTGTTGTTTGACAACGAATCATGTGAATCAAAAAAATTCCAACAACAAATTCGAATGTACAACGTTATGTTTGCATTTACATCTCCCGGTGCGAAAGTGGACAATCGATTTAACAACGGTAGATGCCCTCCCAATTTTCGTATCCAAGGTCAATCATGTCACCGAATAGGAAGCATGTTACCGATGCCAGGTCAAAATCCACGATTTACACAACTATATGTTTATGACACTGAGAATGAAATTGAAAACAGAATGCATGGATTCATGTTAGATATCTATTATTTTCCAAactttaaatttatttatttaagaaacTTGCAATAAACTATTTCAACTCTTTTCATTATAGGTCAAAAAGTGGAGTTGATGTTAATATTGTGAGAAAACTATCTGAAATGTTATATGAACATAATGTTCATGCACAATCATTTCGCATGGCAAGGGACAGACTTTGTGAAGAAGGTGTTTCTGATTTAAAACTTCGTTTAATATCTGAACGAAGAAATGATGGAAGGATATATAATCAACCAACTGTATCCGAAATAGCTGCTTTAATTGTTGGAGATGTCGACACTGTAGAAAAAAGAGACATTATAGTGCAAAAACAATGTGGCGAACTTCAAAGGATAGATGAGTATCATACCAGTTATTTAGGATATCAGTACCCATTATTATTTCCATATGGTGAGGATGGATATAGACCTAATGTGAGGCACCGTGATAAAGGGACAAATATTCGCCACTTCACAGACATAACACAGTCAGAACAGAATAATAAAGATATTCCTTGGGAAGAAGCAACAAAGCGAAGTCGACTTACAATAAGAGAGTGGTTGGCCTTTAGAATTCAATCAAGATCTAATGAAGCACAAACATTGTTGCGATCAAGGAGACTTTATCAACAATTTTTGGTAGATGGTTTTACAATGATGGAATCAGAAAGACTTAGGTGGCTTCGAAAGAATCAGTCAAAACTGAGGGTTGGCAAGTATCACAATTTGAATGAATATAATTCAAATGGAGAAACGCATGGGTCAAACACAGGTAAGAGGGTTGTGCTACCTTCTTCATACGTTGGTAGTCGTAGATATATGGATCAACTATACTTTGACGGAATGGCAATATGCAGCTATGTCGAATTTCCAGATCTTTTCATTACATTCACATGTAACCCCAACTGGCCTGAAATTCAGCGTTTGCTTGGTTCTGTTCATCTAAAAGCATCAGATCGTCCTGACATCATTTCAAGAGTCTTTAAAATGAAATTTGATGAGCTTTTGTCTGATCTCACAAAGAAAAGTCTATTGAGGAAAGTTCTTGCATGTGAGTAACTTATTCCATATTCAATTAATCGTATTGTTATTTTCAAATTTATCATTCGTGTGTTGACtattgtatatattttatatatttattttttatagatATGTATACAATTGAGTTTCAAAAGAGAGGATTACCACATGCTCACATCTTAATTTTCCTCCATCCATCTAACAAATATCCAACTCCAAGTGATATTGATCGCATTATTTCAGCTGAAATACCTGACCAAGATACCAATGAAGAGTTGTATAATTTGGTTAAAACTCACATGATTCATGGCTCGTGTGGATTTGCAAATCGATCTTCACCGTGCATGAAAGATGGAAAATGTTCTAAATATTTTCCAAAACAGTTTCAGCCCGAAACAATTGTTGATCAAGATGGGTTTCCGGTATATAGAAGAAGGGACAATGGACATACAGTTCTTAAGAATGGAATTCAAGTCGATAACCGGAATGTTGTTCCATACAATGCAAAGTTGTTGACAAAGTACCAAGCTCACATAAACATGGAATGGTGCAATCAAAGTACATCGATTAAGTACTTATTCAAGTACATCAACAAAGGTTACGACAGAATCACCGCTGCCATTGTACCGAATGATGATGGAACTTCCAACCAGCCGCAGAATATTGATGAGATCAAACAGTATATTGATTGTAGGTACGTTTCTAATATATCACTTGAAATATGATGTCATGCAATTTATCTATTTCAACTAAAAGTGTGCAATTTTTCTTTACATGCATGGTGTAGAATTTTTTTTATTCCTATTCCAAATGATTTCTTAATTTCTAACTATGATGATCCACTAGAAGCCATTGTTAGTGAAACATATCCGAATTTTCTTAACAATTACAAGAATCCAGAATTTTTGCAATCAAGAGCTATATTGGCAGGAACAATTGAAACGGTTGACATCATAAATCAATACGTTTTGGGATTCATACCAGGTATGCGTTATCCATTGTAAACATATTTATAGATACATTCATATATTTATATGTACTAACATagatttataataataaaatttcaaaaattttcCCAAAGGTGAAGAAAAGGAATATTCAAGTTCAGATTCTGTAACACTTTTGACGGTGAAGGAAATGAAGCTTTTGATGTTTTGACCCCGGAATTTTTGAATACACTTACAACTTCCGGTCTACCTAACCACAAGATTAAATTGAAGATTGGGACCCCTATTATGTTGCTTCGAAACATTGATCAACCTGAAGGTCTCTGCAATGGAACAAGGCTTATAGTTACAAGATTGACAAACCACGTTATCGAGACAAAGATTATATCTGGAAAGAATATTGGAGGGGTTATCTATATTCCAAGAATGGATATGACTCCAACACAATCTCCGTGGCCATTCAAAATGACTAGAAGGCAATTTCCCATAACTATATGTTA includes:
- the LOC127136273 gene encoding uncharacterized protein LOC127136273, whose product is MVDEELHFKTILRRKNAAKARIYRKSVIDDKKSKRLKTALKENRTFDKRRGNDSTALRIPLSELSPNILNNGRGIANVEVSRQLHSSLKTKPSTNNNIISKRISSRNITKLGVNLSKRFDNTFAATTSNQDPIPELQLNELFASDSGDDNMNDESDGYSSATNSSFDEDEMSNGTDAMETFEITSGGYYDIGDPVIECQYCGANMWYSERKNKCRHASNPKFSMCCGSGKVQLPLLKPAPKVLQHLLFDNESCESKKFQQQIRMYNVMFAFTSPGAKVDNRFNNGRCPPNFRIQGQSCHRIGSMLPMPGQNPRFTQLYVYDTENEIENRMHGFMSKSGVDVNIVRKLSEMLYEHNVHAQSFRMARDRLCEEGVSDLKLRLISERRNDGRIYNQPTVSEIAALIVGDVDTVEKRDIIVQKQCGELQRIDEYHTSYLGYQYPLLFPYGEDGYRPNVRHRDKGTNIRHFTDITQSEQNNKDIPWEEATKRSRLTIREWLAFRIQSRSNEAQTLLRSRRLYQQFLVDGFTMMESERLRWLRKNQSKLRVGKYHNLNEYNSNGETHGSNTGKRVVLPSSYVGSRRYMDQLYFDGMAICSYVEFPDLFITFTCNPNWPEIQRLLGSVHLKASDRPDIISRVFKMKFDELLSDLTKKSLLRKVLAYMYTIEFQKRGLPHAHILIFLHPSNKYPTPSDIDRIISAEIPDQDTNEELYNLVKTHMIHGSCGFANRSSPCMKDGKCSKYFPKQFQPETIVDQDGFPVYRRRDNGHTVLKNGIQVDNRNVVPYNAKLLTKYQAHINMEWCNQSTSIKYLFKYINKGYDRITAAIVPNDDGTSNQPQNIDEIKQYIDCRIFFIPIPNDFLISNYDDPLEAIVSETYPNFLNNYKNPEFLQSRAILAGTIETVDIINQYVLGFIPGNEAFDVLTPEFLNTLTTSGLPNHKIKLKIGTPIMLLRNIDQPEGLCNGTRLIVTRLTNHVIETKIISGKNIGGVIYIPRMDMTPTQSPWPFKMTRRQFPITICYAMTINKSQGQSLDYVGLYLPRSVFSHGQLYVAISRVKSKKELKILIHDKDNHLLNSTTNVVFKEVFENL